The Actinomycetota bacterium DNA segment CCCCGTGAAGCTTCCTCGACGGACACGTACGCCCTGAGTATGTTGGAGGAACGAGTGAAGACCTACCACGCCAAGCCCGGCGAGGTGCAGCGCGAATGGCTGCTGATCGATGCGACCGACCTGGTCCTCGGCCGGCTCGCCTCGGAGATCGCCAAGATCCTCAAGGGCAAGAACAAGCCGCAGTACACGCCGCACGTTGACACGGGCGACTTCGTCGTCGTCATCAACGCCGACAAGATCCGCCTGACCGGCAACAAGATGGCGGACAAGACCTACTACCGCCACTCCGGGTACCCGGGCGCGCTCAAGGCCGTCCCGGTCGCCCGCATGCTCGAGAAGCACCCCGAGCGCGTGCTCGAGCGCGCCGTGAAGGGCATGCTCCCGAAGAACACCCTCGGCCGGGCCATGGGCCGCAAGCTCAAGGTCTACGCCGGTCCGGAACATCCGCACGAGGCGCAGAAGCCGCGCCAGATCACCGTGGAGGCCTAGCACATGGCTGAGAAGGCAGCAGTCTACTGGGGCACCGGCCGCCGCAAGACCGCGGTCGCCCGCGTGCGCCTGACCCCCGGCACCGGCCAGTTCACCGTCAACGGCAAGACGTTCGAAGACTACTTAGGGCGCGTGACGCTGCAGGGCTTCGTCGAGACGCCGTTCAAGGTCACCGAGACGCTCGGCCGTTTCGATGTCATCGCCCGTATCCACGGCGGCGGCACCGCCGCGCAGGCGGGCGCGCTGCGCCACGGCATCGCCCGCGCGATGCTCGAGGCCGGCGACGACTACCGCGGCGAGCTCAAGCGGGCCGGCCTCCTGCGCCGCGATCCCCGCATGGTCGAGCGCAAGAAGTACGGCCTCAAGAAGGCCCGCAAGCGCCCGCAGTTCTCGAAGCGCTAGGCGGCCGACGCCACGATGTGAGACAGGGCCCGCCGCTTGCTCGGCGGGCCCTTCGCGTTCGGATACGGCAGGCACGCCCGCACGGGCGTCGCCGCATGGGGTATGTATGTTCCCGCCACGGGCCGCGACCGGAAGGACCAGCACATG contains these protein-coding regions:
- the rplM gene encoding 50S ribosomal protein L13, coding for MKTYHAKPGEVQREWLLIDATDLVLGRLASEIAKILKGKNKPQYTPHVDTGDFVVVINADKIRLTGNKMADKTYYRHSGYPGALKAVPVARMLEKHPERVLERAVKGMLPKNTLGRAMGRKLKVYAGPEHPHEAQKPRQITVEA
- the rpsI gene encoding 30S ribosomal protein S9, translating into MAEKAAVYWGTGRRKTAVARVRLTPGTGQFTVNGKTFEDYLGRVTLQGFVETPFKVTETLGRFDVIARIHGGGTAAQAGALRHGIARAMLEAGDDYRGELKRAGLLRRDPRMVERKKYGLKKARKRPQFSKR